Proteins from a genomic interval of Thermoanaerobacterium thermosaccharolyticum DSM 571:
- the pyrH gene encoding UMP kinase — MSVKYKRVILKISGEALSGSAGYGIDFETVNLIADQIKEVKEMGIQIGIVIGGGNIWRGREGIGMDRTTADHMGMLATVINSLALQDALERRGVETRVQTAIEMRQIAEPYIRRRAIRHLEKGRVVIFAAGTGNPFFSTDTTASLRAAEIDAEVILLAKKVDGVYDKDPMKFKDAIKFDKLTYLDVLNKGLGVMDSTATSLCMDNNIPIIVFNLTVPGNIKNVIMGQKIGTIVKEG; from the coding sequence ATGTCTGTAAAATACAAACGAGTAATATTAAAAATATCTGGAGAAGCTTTATCTGGTAGTGCAGGTTATGGAATCGATTTTGAAACTGTTAATTTAATTGCTGATCAAATAAAAGAAGTCAAAGAAATGGGAATTCAAATTGGCATTGTGATTGGAGGTGGTAATATTTGGAGAGGTAGAGAAGGTATAGGGATGGATAGAACTACCGCTGATCATATGGGCATGCTTGCTACGGTTATCAACTCACTCGCACTGCAAGATGCATTAGAACGAAGGGGTGTAGAAACAAGGGTACAGACAGCGATCGAAATGAGACAAATAGCCGAACCTTACATTAGAAGAAGAGCTATTAGGCATCTTGAAAAGGGGAGAGTTGTGATCTTTGCGGCAGGCACAGGTAATCCTTTCTTCTCTACAGATACGACAGCCTCTTTAAGAGCTGCTGAAATAGATGCAGAAGTAATTCTTCTTGCAAAAAAAGTAGATGGTGTTTATGACAAAGATCCTATGAAGTTTAAAGATGCAATAAAATTTGATAAATTAACATATCTTGATGTACTGAACAAAGGACTTGGTGTGATGGATTCAACCGCAACTTCTCTATGCATGGACAACAATATACCAATTATTGTTTTTAATTTAACTGTACCAGGCAATATAAAAAATGTAATAATGGGTCAAAAAATAGGTACTATTGTTAAGGAGGGATAG
- a CDS encoding DUF342 domain-containing protein — translation MSDLKYSCKLEITSDKMAAYLLVENISNDGIVLDENSLLDLLKSHNITFGIIESTIKKICESPNLKERYLIAHGKKPVSGKDGHVEFLIDFDNNFEPKVLDDGRVDYKELQIFKSIKKDEIIAKKIEPEDGIDGMNIFGEIVKANKGKDAKLPLGKNTYIKDDCLFSSIDGHIFKKDQKVNVNPLIELKDVNASTGNIRTFASIKIYNNISSGYKIESDGDIEIYGVVERSTIIAKGNIIIHRGVQGSGKAKIISGGKIVSKYLQNCDITAEGDVVSEAIMYSNVKSNSSVKLIGSKGLIVGSVVIAAREIEAINVGSKMYVQTELIVGESPEKRKRKEEIINKIAENEKSIDGLNKIILYLNKIGIPEDKKAIYEKTLKSLLQLENENRLLYDEYKELNSDENKESYGIIKVHDTVYPGTKITIDDVSRKIKDPVKYVTFMRNGADIDILPIG, via the coding sequence GTGAGTGATTTAAAATATTCTTGTAAACTAGAAATAACATCTGATAAGATGGCGGCTTATTTATTAGTAGAGAATATTTCAAATGATGGAATTGTCTTAGATGAAAATAGTCTTTTAGATTTATTAAAATCACACAATATCACTTTTGGAATAATTGAAAGTACGATTAAAAAAATATGTGAATCCCCCAATCTAAAAGAACGATATTTAATAGCACATGGGAAAAAGCCTGTAAGTGGGAAAGATGGCCACGTGGAATTCTTAATTGACTTTGATAATAACTTTGAACCAAAAGTACTTGATGATGGAAGAGTCGATTACAAAGAGCTGCAGATTTTTAAAAGCATCAAAAAGGATGAGATCATAGCCAAAAAAATAGAACCTGAAGATGGCATTGATGGAATGAACATATTTGGCGAAATAGTTAAAGCAAATAAAGGAAAAGATGCAAAATTACCATTAGGTAAAAACACGTACATAAAAGATGATTGTCTTTTTTCCTCTATTGATGGGCACATTTTTAAAAAAGATCAAAAAGTAAATGTGAATCCTTTGATTGAATTGAAAGACGTTAATGCCTCAACTGGAAATATTAGAACTTTTGCAAGCATAAAAATTTACAATAATATAAGTTCAGGTTATAAAATTGAAAGTGATGGAGATATAGAAATATATGGTGTTGTTGAAAGATCTACCATAATAGCAAAAGGCAACATTATAATTCATAGAGGTGTACAAGGAAGTGGAAAAGCAAAAATAATTTCAGGTGGAAAAATTGTTTCAAAATATTTGCAAAACTGTGATATAACAGCTGAAGGTGATGTTGTTAGCGAAGCGATAATGTATAGTAATGTCAAAAGCAATAGTTCTGTTAAATTGATTGGTAGCAAAGGTTTGATTGTAGGCAGTGTCGTAATTGCGGCAAGAGAAATCGAAGCAATTAACGTTGGTTCAAAGATGTATGTCCAGACAGAGTTGATAGTCGGCGAATCTCCTGAAAAAAGAAAAAGAAAAGAAGAAATAATTAATAAAATTGCAGAAAATGAAAAATCTATCGACGGATTAAACAAAATAATATTATATCTTAATAAAATAGGTATACCGGAAGACAAAAAAGCTATTTACGAGAAGACATTAAAATCATTATTGCAATTAGAAAATGAAAACAGACTTTTGTATGATGAATATAAAGAATTAAATTCAGATGAAAATAAAGAATCGTATGGTATAATTAAAGTACATGATACAGTTTATCCCGGAACTAAAATAACGATTGATGATGTATCAAGAAAGATAAAAGACCCTGTTAAATATGTTACATTTATGAGAAATGGTGCAGATATAGATATTTTACCTATAGGGTAA
- a CDS encoding isoprenyl transferase — translation MSFIINRKKNTAHEMGKKLDMNNIPKHVAIIMDGNGRWAKKRGFIRTLGHRAGMEAVKRVVRASCEIGIKYLTLYAFSTENWKRPAEEVNGLMDLLIEYLGREINELNENDVKLNFIGDLSKIPEKCKIKIKESEEITKNNKGLTLNIALNYGGRNEIVNAVKKIGKSLLDGKIKLNDIDEQIIADNLYTAGQPDPDLIIRPSGELRISNFMLWQSAYSELWFSDILWPDFDKNHLLEAIIDYQKRNRRFGGI, via the coding sequence ATGAGCTTTATTATAAATCGAAAGAAAAATACTGCTCACGAGATGGGGAAAAAATTAGATATGAACAATATCCCAAAACACGTAGCAATTATAATGGATGGCAATGGCAGATGGGCAAAAAAAAGAGGATTTATAAGGACACTTGGTCATAGAGCTGGTATGGAGGCAGTAAAAAGAGTAGTTAGAGCATCATGTGAAATTGGCATTAAGTATCTGACATTGTATGCATTTTCAACGGAAAATTGGAAAAGACCTGCAGAAGAGGTAAATGGATTAATGGACCTGCTGATAGAATATTTAGGACGTGAAATAAATGAATTGAATGAAAATGATGTAAAATTAAATTTTATTGGTGACCTGTCAAAAATACCTGAGAAATGTAAAATCAAGATTAAAGAATCAGAAGAAATAACAAAAAATAATAAAGGACTTACTTTAAACATTGCCTTAAACTATGGTGGAAGAAATGAAATAGTCAATGCTGTTAAAAAGATAGGCAAATCATTGTTAGATGGCAAAATAAAATTAAATGATATAGATGAACAAATTATTGCTGATAACTTGTATACAGCAGGACAGCCTGATCCCGATTTAATTATAAGGCCTAGTGGTGAATTGAGAATAAGCAATTTTATGTTATGGCAATCTGCATATTCAGAATTATGGTTTTCTGATATTTTATGGCCTGATTTTGATAAAAATCACCTCTTAGAAGCTATTATAGATTATCAGAAGCGAAACAGACGTTTTGGCGGTATATAA
- the frr gene encoding ribosome recycling factor, with product MDDLLKNTEEKMKKSIAVLKNELMSIRAGRANPALLDRISIDYYGTMTPINKLATITAPEPKVIIIQPWDTSKISEIEKAIQKSDLNINPTSDGKIIRLVFPDLTEERRKELVKLVHKKGEEARVAVRQIRRDANDIIKKMDKNGEISEDEKLKSEESVQKLTDKYIKEIDKILEQKEKEIMEF from the coding sequence ATGGATGATTTATTAAAAAATACTGAAGAAAAAATGAAAAAATCAATCGCAGTCTTAAAAAATGAGTTAATGTCTATAAGGGCTGGTAGAGCAAACCCTGCACTTCTAGATAGAATATCAATTGATTACTATGGTACAATGACACCAATAAACAAGTTAGCAACAATTACGGCACCAGAACCGAAAGTAATAATCATACAGCCATGGGACACATCAAAAATATCAGAAATAGAAAAAGCTATTCAAAAATCCGATTTGAATATAAATCCTACATCCGACGGAAAAATAATTAGATTAGTTTTCCCTGATCTTACGGAAGAAAGAAGAAAAGAACTTGTAAAACTTGTGCATAAAAAAGGTGAAGAAGCAAGAGTCGCAGTGAGACAAATTAGAAGAGATGCCAATGATATTATAAAGAAAATGGATAAAAATGGTGAAATATCTGAAGATGAAAAATTGAAAAGTGAAGAAAGTGTACAAAAACTTACTGATAAATATATAAAAGAGATAGATAAAATTTTAGAGCAAAAAGAGAAGGAGATAATGGAATTTTGA
- a CDS encoding sigma-70 family RNA polymerase sigma factor — protein MSLLEQDLWDKYEKLKDGSSKEDIIIKYMPLVKHIVKRICLSEISKEDVDDLISQGMIGLIDAVNKYDISKGVKFETYASIRIKGEIIDYLRKKDWIPRSLKKRYKSIEKTIERLEQEYKREPTIEEIMDATKLSKNDVLKTLSYMNAGYISSLDEVIENNLKISSITESEITNPENEVLMYDLKQNIAKAIDMLQEKERLIISLYYYEDLNYKEISKIMGLTESRISQIHSKAIKKLKEKLNDLI, from the coding sequence ATGTCACTACTCGAACAAGATTTATGGGATAAGTATGAAAAACTAAAAGATGGTAGTTCGAAAGAAGACATAATTATAAAATATATGCCACTTGTAAAGCACATAGTAAAAAGAATTTGTTTATCAGAAATAAGCAAAGAAGATGTAGATGACCTTATTAGCCAAGGTATGATTGGCTTAATTGATGCAGTCAATAAATATGACATATCAAAAGGAGTAAAATTTGAAACATATGCATCAATAAGAATAAAAGGAGAAATAATAGATTATCTTAGGAAAAAAGACTGGATACCAAGAAGCCTAAAAAAGAGATATAAAAGCATTGAAAAAACAATAGAGCGATTAGAACAGGAATACAAAAGAGAGCCAACAATCGAAGAAATTATGGATGCAACAAAGTTATCAAAAAATGATGTTTTAAAAACGTTAAGCTATATGAATGCTGGATATATAAGTTCTCTGGATGAAGTAATTGAAAACAATCTAAAAATTTCTTCAATAACAGAGAGTGAGATTACAAATCCAGAAAATGAGGTTTTGATGTACGATTTAAAACAAAATATTGCGAAAGCCATAGATATGCTACAAGAAAAAGAAAGATTAATAATTTCATTATACTATTATGAAGATTTAAACTACAAGGAAATCAGTAAAATAATGGGCTTGACAGAATCACGAATATCACAGATTCATTCTAAGGCAATAAAAAAATTAAAAGAAAAGTTAAATGATTTGATATAA
- a CDS encoding chemotaxis protein CheD, protein MDNFTFRVGMADAKIAKCPGKLITVGLGSCVGIVLYDKMTKISGLVHIMLPYSTLSKNNSNKLKFADTGISALIDMMIEAGAEKRYIVSKIAGGAQMFATKANLDIMNIGTRNVIATKDVLASLNIPLISEDTGGNYGRTIEFDSENGKLLIKTIGHGIKFI, encoded by the coding sequence ATGGATAATTTTACTTTTCGAGTAGGCATGGCTGACGCAAAAATTGCTAAATGCCCAGGCAAATTGATAACTGTCGGTCTCGGATCATGCGTGGGGATTGTTCTCTATGATAAAATGACTAAAATATCGGGACTTGTACATATTATGCTGCCATACAGCACCCTAAGTAAAAACAATTCAAACAAATTAAAATTCGCTGATACAGGAATCAGTGCACTGATAGATATGATGATAGAAGCAGGTGCTGAAAAAAGATATATAGTCAGCAAAATTGCAGGTGGTGCACAAATGTTTGCGACTAAAGCAAATTTAGATATCATGAATATAGGTACCCGCAACGTAATTGCCACTAAAGATGTTTTAGCTTCTTTGAATATACCATTAATATCCGAGGACACAGGTGGAAACTATGGTAGAACCATTGAATTCGATTCAGAAAATGGGAAATTGTTAATTAAAACGATTGGACATGGAATAAAATTTATTTAG
- the tsf gene encoding translation elongation factor Ts has product MISAQQVKELRERTGAGMMDCKMALTDSNGDIEKAIDLLRERGLAAAAKKAGRTANEGLVESYIHGGGRIGVLVEVNCETDFVANTEDFKSFVKEICMQIAAANPQYIKREDVPQEVIEKEREILKAQSLNEGKPAQVIDKIIEGRLEKFYKENCLLEQLYIRDDSKTVKDLLNELIAKLGENIIIRRFVRFERGEGIENPQEEE; this is encoded by the coding sequence ATGATTTCTGCACAACAGGTTAAAGAGCTTAGAGAGCGTACTGGAGCAGGTATGATGGATTGTAAAATGGCGCTTACTGATTCTAATGGAGATATTGAAAAAGCTATTGATTTATTGCGTGAAAGAGGATTAGCGGCAGCTGCAAAAAAAGCTGGTAGAACGGCAAATGAAGGACTAGTCGAATCATATATTCATGGTGGAGGCAGAATTGGTGTTCTTGTAGAAGTTAATTGTGAAACAGATTTTGTTGCAAACACAGAGGATTTCAAGTCTTTTGTAAAAGAAATATGCATGCAAATCGCTGCAGCGAATCCACAATACATAAAAAGGGAAGATGTACCACAAGAAGTCATTGAAAAAGAAAGGGAAATTTTAAAAGCACAATCACTAAATGAAGGTAAGCCAGCACAAGTCATTGACAAAATTATTGAAGGACGTCTGGAAAAATTCTACAAAGAAAATTGTCTATTAGAACAATTGTATATAAGAGACGACAGCAAAACGGTAAAAGATTTATTAAACGAATTAATTGCTAAACTTGGTGAAAATATAATAATCAGAAGATTTGTTAGATTTGAAAGAGGAGAAGGTATTGAAAATCCTCAAGAGGAAGAATAA
- the rpsB gene encoding 30S ribosomal protein S2, giving the protein MSVISMKQLLEAGVHFGHQTRRWNPKMAPYIFTERNGIYIIDLQKTVKKIEEAYDFIKEVVSNNGTVLFVGTKKQAQDSVKEEAERCGMYYVNQRWLGGMLTNYKTIRSRVERLKELKRMEEDGTFDVLPKKEVIKLKKEKEKLEKYLGGIENMNGIPSVLFVVDPKKEAIAIAEAKNLDIPIVAIVDTNCDPEEVDYPIPGNDDAIRAVKLIASKIADAVIEAKQGEQLTAVEE; this is encoded by the coding sequence ATGTCGGTAATATCAATGAAACAATTATTAGAAGCAGGTGTGCATTTCGGCCATCAGACAAGAAGATGGAATCCTAAAATGGCTCCGTATATCTTTACCGAAAGAAATGGGATATATATAATAGACCTTCAAAAAACGGTAAAAAAGATTGAGGAAGCTTACGATTTTATTAAGGAAGTTGTTTCAAACAATGGTACGGTCTTATTTGTAGGTACCAAAAAGCAGGCTCAGGATTCAGTAAAAGAAGAAGCCGAAAGATGTGGAATGTATTATGTCAATCAAAGATGGCTTGGTGGAATGCTAACCAACTACAAGACGATTAGAAGCAGAGTTGAGAGATTAAAAGAATTAAAACGTATGGAAGAAGATGGCACTTTTGATGTATTGCCTAAAAAGGAAGTTATCAAACTCAAAAAGGAAAAAGAAAAACTAGAAAAATACCTCGGTGGAATAGAAAATATGAACGGAATTCCATCAGTATTGTTTGTTGTGGATCCTAAAAAAGAAGCAATCGCTATTGCAGAAGCTAAAAATCTCGATATTCCTATAGTAGCCATCGTTGATACAAATTGTGATCCTGAAGAAGTAGATTACCCAATACCAGGAAATGATGATGCAATTCGTGCTGTAAAATTGATAGCTTCAAAGATAGCTGACGCTGTAATTGAAGCTAAACAAGGTGAACAATTAACTGCTGTTGAAGAATAA
- a CDS encoding chemotaxis protein CheW, whose translation MSMFVVTRLGSEEYGIEIDKVQSIEKVTKITRVPKAPSFVKGVINLRGEIIPVISLRMLLKLCEVEFDDDTRIVIIKNNDIVIGIIVDNANEVVEIHDDNIDSIDVNSNLYKKESFIGKIGKIGNRILMLFDIDKLTTQQEVKL comes from the coding sequence ATGAGCATGTTTGTCGTAACAAGATTAGGAAGTGAAGAATATGGAATAGAAATAGACAAAGTGCAATCTATTGAGAAAGTTACGAAAATAACAAGGGTTCCAAAGGCGCCTTCTTTCGTAAAAGGTGTCATTAACTTAAGAGGTGAAATAATACCAGTAATTTCTCTTAGAATGTTGTTGAAATTATGCGAAGTTGAATTTGATGATGATACAAGAATCGTAATAATAAAAAACAATGATATTGTCATTGGAATCATTGTAGATAATGCAAATGAAGTTGTAGAAATTCATGATGATAATATAGATTCAATAGATGTAAACAGCAATTTGTACAAAAAAGAAAGTTTTATCGGCAAAATAGGCAAAATTGGCAATAGGATATTAATGCTATTTGATATAGACAAACTGACTACTCAGCAGGAAGTGAAGCTATGA
- a CDS encoding chemotaxis protein CheC, whose protein sequence is MNIDKLNETCIDILKELGNIGSGNAITALASIIGKKIDMKIPSVKLMDFNEVQNIFGLADAIIVGIYFDLEGSVKGNILFSLDIESASYLIEYLMGVNVGEEFSDIEKSALQEIGNIMAGSYVSSLSTLTNLDMKISPPAISIDMAGAILSVPAIKFSELSDKILFIETEFFEGSKLIKGDFFLIPDIESFDKILNALGVELDG, encoded by the coding sequence ATGAATATAGATAAACTTAATGAAACATGTATCGACATACTTAAAGAACTTGGTAATATAGGCTCAGGGAACGCGATAACTGCTTTAGCTTCAATTATAGGGAAAAAAATAGATATGAAAATACCATCAGTTAAATTAATGGATTTTAATGAAGTTCAAAATATATTTGGATTGGCTGATGCAATCATTGTTGGCATATATTTTGATCTCGAAGGTAGTGTGAAAGGAAATATTTTATTTTCTCTTGATATTGAAAGTGCTTCTTACTTGATAGAATATTTGATGGGTGTCAACGTAGGAGAAGAATTTAGTGATATTGAGAAATCTGCATTACAAGAGATAGGGAATATAATGGCAGGAAGCTATGTTTCATCACTATCTACATTAACAAACTTAGATATGAAGATATCACCGCCAGCAATAAGCATTGATATGGCTGGTGCCATATTGAGTGTGCCCGCAATAAAATTCAGTGAATTATCAGACAAAATTTTATTTATTGAAACAGAGTTTTTTGAAGGCAGCAAACTAATCAAAGGTGACTTCTTTCTTATACCAGATATAGAATCTTTCGATAAAATACTTAATGCACTTGGAGTTGAATTAGATGGATAA
- the dxr gene encoding 1-deoxy-D-xylulose-5-phosphate reductoisomerase yields MKNIVILGSTGSIGTQTLDVVRKSNEFRVIGLTCYNNIELMKEQIEEFKPEFVAVKDNDKALSLKKMINTRTEIISGEEGINKVASLPNIQMVVIAIEGIAALIPTIKAIEAGHDIALASKECLVTGGHIIKRLANEKNVNILPVDSEHNAIYQCIQSGKKEFVNRLIITASGGPFRGKTVDELKCVTVEEALKHPNWKMGKKITIDSATLMNKGFEVIEAKWLFDMPIDKIEVVVHKESIIHSMVEFIDGSIIAEMATPDMRIPIQYALNFPNRKYIDGVSYLDVTKIGKLSFEKPDIKTFRCLQLAYDALKEGGTMTTVLNTADEVAVQLFLKKIISFNDIPYIIEKYMNNHKNIINPELNDIIEVDREIREKIKSEYMR; encoded by the coding sequence ATGAAAAATATAGTTATATTGGGTTCTACAGGTTCTATTGGCACACAAACTCTTGATGTAGTAAGAAAGTCAAACGAATTTCGAGTTATTGGATTAACATGTTATAATAATATAGAGCTGATGAAAGAGCAGATTGAAGAATTTAAACCGGAATTCGTCGCTGTGAAAGACAATGACAAAGCTTTATCATTGAAGAAAATGATAAACACAAGAACGGAAATAATTTCGGGTGAGGAAGGAATAAATAAAGTAGCTTCTCTTCCAAATATCCAAATGGTTGTTATAGCGATTGAAGGCATTGCAGCTCTTATACCCACTATAAAAGCAATTGAAGCGGGACATGACATCGCACTTGCGAGTAAAGAATGCTTAGTTACAGGTGGGCACATAATTAAAAGACTGGCAAATGAGAAAAATGTAAATATACTGCCTGTCGACAGTGAGCATAATGCAATATATCAGTGCATTCAATCAGGAAAAAAAGAATTTGTAAATAGATTGATAATAACTGCTTCGGGAGGACCATTTAGAGGCAAAACGGTGGATGAATTAAAATGCGTTACTGTTGAGGAAGCCTTAAAGCATCCAAATTGGAAAATGGGAAAAAAAATTACCATTGATTCTGCTACACTAATGAATAAAGGATTTGAAGTTATAGAGGCTAAATGGCTTTTTGACATGCCCATAGATAAAATTGAAGTTGTCGTTCACAAAGAAAGCATAATTCATTCTATGGTGGAATTTATAGATGGTAGTATTATTGCAGAAATGGCAACTCCGGATATGAGAATACCGATTCAATACGCACTTAATTTTCCCAACAGAAAATATATAGACGGTGTCTCTTATCTTGATGTAACAAAAATTGGAAAGTTATCCTTTGAAAAGCCAGACATTAAAACTTTTAGATGCCTCCAACTGGCGTACGACGCATTAAAAGAAGGTGGAACAATGACAACTGTATTAAATACCGCAGATGAGGTTGCAGTTCAATTGTTTTTAAAAAAAATAATTTCTTTCAATGACATTCCTTATATAATAGAAAAATATATGAATAATCATAAAAACATCATTAATCCAGAATTAAATGATATAATAGAAGTAGATAGAGAAATAAGGGAGAAAATTAAGAGTGAGTATATGAGGTGA
- a CDS encoding phosphatidate cytidylyltransferase: protein MLKKRISSAIIGLPLVFAALIAGGWYLRLFLAAVSLMGLNEFYTVFKNIDIKPINYIGYITILFFYILGYSYYTMDVIVLIAIIIFTVPILQRKYNLKDTSITMAGVIYIIFFSYIGKIRDINNGYLLVWLIFIISWLTDTFAYFVGKHMGRSKLCPTISPNKTFEGSIGGIIGSLIGCIIFAYLFKEKLQINIFYIIALSITGSLVAQIGDLFASLVKRNCNTKDFSKIIPGHGGILDRFDSILFVSPYIYIFFTYVYK, encoded by the coding sequence ATGTTAAAAAAAAGGATATCAAGTGCAATAATTGGCCTTCCTTTGGTTTTTGCAGCATTAATAGCAGGAGGATGGTATTTAAGGTTATTTTTGGCAGCAGTAAGCCTTATGGGATTAAATGAATTTTATACTGTTTTTAAAAATATCGATATAAAACCAATAAATTATATAGGGTATATAACAATTTTATTTTTTTATATTTTAGGATATTCTTACTATACTATGGATGTCATTGTATTGATAGCTATAATCATTTTTACTGTGCCAATACTACAGAGAAAATATAATTTAAAAGATACTTCAATCACAATGGCAGGTGTTATCTATATCATTTTCTTTTCTTATATTGGGAAAATAAGAGATATTAATAATGGGTACTTGTTAGTGTGGCTTATATTTATCATATCATGGTTAACTGATACATTCGCATATTTTGTAGGAAAGCATATGGGTAGAAGTAAATTATGTCCTACTATAAGTCCAAATAAAACTTTTGAAGGTTCTATAGGCGGTATAATAGGTTCGTTGATAGGTTGCATTATTTTTGCATATCTATTTAAAGAAAAATTGCAGATAAATATTTTTTACATAATTGCTTTAAGCATTACCGGAAGTCTAGTGGCTCAGATAGGTGATCTTTTTGCTTCATTAGTAAAGCGAAACTGCAACACAAAAGATTTTAGCAAAATCATCCCTGGTCATGGCGGTATTTTAGATAGATTTGATAGCATTTTATTTGTATCTCCATATATTTATATCTTTTTTACGTATGTTTACAAATGA